Proteins from a single region of Candidatus Omnitrophota bacterium:
- a CDS encoding YjgP/YjgQ family permease gives MKILRDYFLKEFLGPLFLSLGVLTFVMLIGNLIKIADLIINKGVDIFNVAKLFLFMAPYLLTYTLPISALTAVLLSLGRLSSDNEIIAIKASGINLFKLIFPLLITGTLLSLVLVVFNDRVIPYAHFAARKTLIEVGIKNPAAALEPGVFIDSFEKYILFIYRIDQNKLSNIRIYEPQGDDKPTRTIVAKRGEFVADPEKNMVKLKLIDGSSDEPDPENPSNFYKLNFKTYFMTLNMNNAQDSKEINKKPKDMTIQELKKEVNTVKKEGIDPSPLITEINKKISLAFSCFVFILLGVPLAIMTKRREKSINFGIAFVVVGIYYLLLMGSEALSLQGQMDPMIAMWLPNILFILIGAFLTYKICAY, from the coding sequence ATGAAAATACTCAGAGATTACTTTTTAAAAGAATTCTTGGGCCCTTTATTTTTAAGCCTGGGGGTCCTTACTTTCGTAATGCTTATCGGTAATCTGATCAAGATCGCCGACCTGATAATCAATAAGGGTGTTGATATCTTCAATGTAGCAAAACTGTTCTTATTTATGGCGCCTTACTTGTTAACCTACACCCTGCCAATATCAGCATTGACCGCCGTTTTACTCTCCCTTGGCAGGTTATCCAGCGATAATGAAATAATCGCTATTAAGGCAAGCGGAATTAACCTTTTTAAACTTATTTTTCCCCTTCTGATTACCGGCACACTCCTCAGCCTGGTCCTGGTGGTCTTTAACGACAGGGTTATCCCCTATGCACATTTCGCGGCAAGAAAAACTCTCATTGAAGTAGGGATTAAAAACCCTGCCGCTGCCCTTGAACCCGGGGTCTTCATTGATTCCTTTGAGAAATATATTTTATTTATCTATCGTATTGATCAGAATAAATTAAGCAACATACGTATATATGAACCCCAGGGAGATGATAAACCGACCAGGACAATCGTTGCAAAAAGAGGCGAATTTGTTGCAGATCCAGAAAAAAATATGGTCAAGCTTAAATTGATTGACGGGAGTTCTGATGAACCTGACCCTGAAAACCCAAGTAATTTTTACAAACTCAACTTTAAGACCTACTTCATGACCCTGAATATGAATAATGCCCAGGATAGCAAAGAGATAAACAAAAAACCTAAAGATATGACAATACAAGAGCTTAAAAAGGAAGTAAATACCGTCAAAAAGGAAGGTATTGACCCCTCTCCTCTTATAACCGAAATAAACAAGAAAATATCACTGGCCTTCTCCTGTTTTGTCTTCATACTTTTAGGTGTGCCTCTTGCGATCATGACAAAAAGAAGGGAAAAATCCATCAACTTCGGCATAGCGTTTGTCGTCGTAGGTATATACTACCTTTTATTAATGGGCTCAGAAGCCTTGAGTTTACAGGGGCAAATGGATCCGATGATCGCTATGTGGCTGCCAAATATTTTATTTATCTTAATCGGCGCCTTTCTTACCTATAAAATATGCGCATACTAG
- a CDS encoding tetratricopeptide repeat protein has product MSFHSRLASLRDRLDREITYGTIIKAMKLARQGLLKAEEAGLLAEQNYFRGQIALLRKNYATAIEYFDSAIKLNPKDGAAYNDRALCMVELGIIEEAFEYFDKGINAEPDYSTVYHNKAWLLNNIGRYTESVVYFNKALSLDKDRAVTYDGLADSLYNLGDIKGALKAYKKTLSLLKDGQCRSIKNQIIEKIRLLEGEIQNQGEYGYGHKDN; this is encoded by the coding sequence ATGAGCTTTCATTCTAGATTAGCTAGCTTAAGGGACAGGCTTGATCGCGAAATAACTTATGGTACGATTATAAAGGCAATGAAGCTGGCAAGGCAAGGTTTACTTAAAGCCGAAGAAGCAGGCTTATTGGCAGAGCAAAATTATTTCAGGGGACAAATTGCCCTTTTGCGCAAAAATTACGCTACTGCTATAGAGTATTTTGATTCTGCCATCAAACTAAACCCTAAAGACGGAGCTGCTTATAATGACCGGGCTCTGTGTATGGTGGAGCTGGGAATAATAGAAGAAGCGTTTGAGTATTTTGATAAAGGTATTAATGCCGAACCCGATTATTCAACTGTTTATCATAATAAAGCCTGGTTGTTAAATAATATCGGCCGGTATACGGAATCGGTAGTTTATTTTAATAAGGCCCTTAGCCTTGATAAGGACAGGGCAGTAACTTATGACGGCTTAGCTGATAGCCTGTATAATTTGGGCGATATAAAGGGGGCATTGAAGGCGTATAAAAAAACCTTGTCTTTACTTAAAGATGGTCAATGCCGTTCAATAAAAAACCAGATAATTGAAAAAATAAGACTGCTGGAAGGTGAAATCCAGAATCAGGGAGAATATGGGTATGGGCATAAAGACAATTGA
- the mtnA gene encoding S-methyl-5-thioribose-1-phosphate isomerase, translating into MGMGIKTIDWANNSIKLIDQTLLPGQFKYIYIDDLNGIWNAIKEMKVRGAPALAAAAALGVYVGCKDSRARSFSEFSGEVNRIIAFIGLSRPTARNLFWGLERMRRVVTNSYGLKLAEIKNALLNEARAIINEDRKACRSIGNHGAKLFKNGDSVLTICNTGILATVDYGTALGVIYSAVNSGKKIKVYACETRPMFQGARLTSWELKRHKIDVTLVCDSMAAALMKQGKIDKVIAGADRIAANGDTANKIGTYSLAVLSRYHNIPFYIAAPESTIDKTLRSGKHIVIEERNPKELTDMFFKKPIAPKGVKVYNPAFDITDNKLISAIITDKGTVFPPFKNKLVRL; encoded by the coding sequence ATGGGTATGGGCATAAAGACAATTGATTGGGCAAATAATAGTATAAAACTTATTGATCAGACACTCTTGCCGGGCCAGTTTAAATATATTTATATTGATGATTTAAACGGGATTTGGAATGCAATAAAAGAAATGAAGGTGCGCGGCGCACCTGCCTTAGCTGCAGCTGCGGCTCTTGGTGTTTATGTTGGCTGTAAGGACAGCAGGGCCCGGAGTTTTAGCGAGTTTAGCGGAGAAGTAAACAGAATAATCGCTTTTATAGGTTTAAGCCGGCCGACTGCCAGGAACCTTTTTTGGGGCTTGGAGAGGATGCGAAGAGTAGTAACTAATAGTTACGGCTTGAAGCTTGCGGAGATTAAGAATGCTCTATTAAACGAAGCCAGGGCTATAATTAATGAGGACCGTAAAGCCTGCAGGAGCATCGGAAATCATGGAGCCAAGCTGTTTAAAAACGGGGATAGTGTTCTTACTATCTGTAATACCGGCATATTGGCGACCGTGGATTACGGCACTGCCCTGGGAGTGATATATAGCGCAGTTAACAGCGGAAAAAAAATAAAAGTATATGCCTGCGAGACCAGGCCTATGTTCCAAGGAGCAAGGCTGACCAGCTGGGAATTGAAGAGGCACAAGATCGATGTTACACTGGTATGCGACAGTATGGCAGCAGCCCTTATGAAGCAAGGGAAAATAGATAAGGTTATAGCTGGCGCTGACAGGATCGCAGCTAATGGAGATACCGCAAATAAAATCGGCACTTACAGCCTGGCAGTATTAAGTAGATATCATAATATACCTTTCTATATAGCTGCCCCGGAATCAACTATAGATAAAACATTAAGAAGCGGCAAGCATATCGTTATTGAAGAGCGTAACCCTAAGGAGCTGACGGACATGTTTTTTAAAAAACCAATAGCGCCAAAAGGGGTAAAAGTCTATAATCCAGCTTTTGACATTACCGATAATAAACTGATAAGTGCAATAATCACCGATAAAGGAACAGTATTTCCACCTTTTAAAAATAAGCTTGTGAGATTGTAA
- a CDS encoding DUF362 domain-containing protein produces the protein MNSKVSVVKCNDYSLDAVYNSVKEAVGILGGLDKFIRPKSRVLVKPNLLMAVPPETAVVTHPSVARAAIRLLKELDCRVVVGDGPSVWGGNIENIEDVYRISGIEHACREEAVELIDLKKRRWRKKFPLAAVLDECDHVVNLPKVKTHNFTVMSCAIKNLFGLVSGTYKTELHKIYFEQDDFADMLVDIYEEVKPCLSIADGILAMEGDGPGTSGKPKALNLLLASSNAAALDSVVSLIMGMNPQDVPTIRKAASRGLGPADMDNIEILGQDIDSIKDKSFLLPQASFVKGKIPKSVLRLAKSLIKYYPCVERDNCISCAACIRACPNKCISFKREIISFDYKNCISCFCCQEVCPKSAIKTKKSILAKLIGL, from the coding sequence ATGAATTCAAAGGTTTCAGTAGTTAAATGTAATGATTATAGCCTTGATGCGGTTTATAATAGCGTTAAGGAAGCTGTCGGTATTTTGGGCGGCTTAGATAAATTTATAAGGCCTAAAAGCAGGGTTCTGGTAAAGCCAAACCTGTTAATGGCTGTACCGCCTGAAACAGCGGTAGTCACTCATCCTTCGGTGGCCAGGGCAGCGATACGTCTGCTTAAGGAGCTTGATTGCCGAGTGGTTGTTGGTGATGGTCCCAGTGTATGGGGAGGCAATATTGAAAATATCGAAGATGTATATAGGATATCCGGGATAGAGCATGCTTGCAGAGAAGAGGCGGTAGAGTTAATAGATTTAAAAAAGAGGCGCTGGAGAAAAAAATTCCCTCTGGCAGCAGTATTGGATGAGTGTGATCATGTTGTTAATCTGCCTAAGGTCAAAACCCACAATTTTACTGTCATGTCTTGCGCAATAAAGAATCTTTTTGGCCTAGTCAGCGGCACATATAAAACAGAGCTGCACAAGATATATTTTGAGCAAGATGATTTTGCTGATATGCTGGTTGATATATATGAAGAAGTAAAGCCCTGCCTTTCGATTGCAGACGGGATATTGGCTATGGAAGGCGACGGCCCAGGGACATCGGGTAAGCCCAAGGCACTGAATCTTTTGCTTGCCAGCAGCAATGCAGCGGCTCTGGATTCAGTGGTATCTTTAATAATGGGCATGAACCCGCAAGATGTGCCGACAATACGTAAGGCAGCCTCCAGGGGCTTAGGGCCGGCGGATATGGATAATATAGAAATACTCGGCCAGGACATAGACAGCATAAAAGATAAATCATTTTTATTACCGCAGGCCAGTTTTGTTAAGGGAAAGATCCCTAAATCAGTATTAAGGTTAGCTAAAAGCCTTATTAAATATTATCCGTGCGTTGAAAGGGATAACTGTATATCTTGTGCTGCCTGTATAAGAGCATGCCCTAATAAATGCATATCTTTTAAGAGGGAGATCATTTCTTTTGACTATAAGAATTGTATTTCCTGTTTTTGCTGCCAGGAGGTTTGTCCGAAATCAGCGATAAAAACAAAGAAGAGCATCCTGGCTAAATTGATCGGTTTGTAG
- a CDS encoding TatD family deoxyribonuclease: MFVDTHCHLDFPEFDSDRESVIKNAVKKGVLTMINIGSDILSSQNSVSLADTYGCIYASVGIHPHDADSFDSTGLEAIKKLAVCKKVVAIGEIGLDYFKNYSSQDAQKKMFVELGVLAAQLQLPVVVHCRNAEEDTLSIIRDIKPAKAVIHCFSGDEQFLKECLDLGLFISFTCNITYKKADKLRAVVKLSPLNRVMLETDAPYLAPEGYRGRRNDPAHISTLVAEMARIKDLSIEEVASVTTANAKSFFGLK; this comes from the coding sequence ATGTTTGTCGATACGCACTGCCATTTAGACTTTCCGGAATTCGATTCAGACAGAGAATCTGTGATTAAGAACGCTGTTAAAAAAGGCGTTTTAACGATGATTAACATAGGTTCTGATATTTTATCCTCGCAAAATTCTGTTAGCCTTGCCGATACTTACGGCTGTATTTATGCATCTGTGGGAATACATCCCCATGATGCCGATAGTTTCGACAGCACAGGATTAGAAGCGATTAAGAAGTTGGCTGTCTGCAAAAAAGTTGTTGCTATAGGAGAGATAGGCCTGGATTATTTCAAGAATTATTCTTCGCAGGATGCGCAGAAGAAGATGTTCGTTGAGCTGGGGGTGTTAGCCGCCCAGCTTCAACTGCCTGTGGTTGTTCATTGCCGTAATGCAGAGGAAGACACACTCAGTATCATCAGGGATATTAAACCTGCTAAAGCTGTCATACATTGTTTTTCTGGTGATGAGCAGTTCTTAAAGGAATGCCTGGACCTCGGGCTTTTTATTTCCTTTACATGCAATATAACATATAAAAAAGCCGATAAGTTAAGGGCGGTAGTCAAGTTATCGCCATTAAACAGGGTAATGCTTGAGACAGATGCTCCTTACTTAGCACCTGAAGGTTACCGGGGCAGAAGGAATGATCCGGCTCACATAAGCACTCTTGTAGCCGAGATGGCAAGGATCAAGGATTTGAGTATTGAAGAGGTAGCTTCTGTAACGACAGCAAATGCAAAGTCATTTTTTGGGTTAAAATGA
- the alr gene encoding alanine racemase: MKDRHAIGFRPTWAEINLNNLEYNFKQLSKIVGPGVKVMVTVKADAYGHGLIKVSKKLEALGVDYLGVASIDEGIMLRKAGVNTPILILGVVLKNDIGPIFEYDLSATVCSKELAIALNKKGRMLFKAAKVHVKIDTGMNRIGVLSEDAVRFIKWLKKMEYIDIEGAFTHLAFADLDRNFTNKQINIFSNIISSLGKNNINIPIIHAANSMGVINYKDSHFNMVRPGLVIYGLYPVRDLKIILKPVLSLKTKIIYKKVVPKGSGISYGHIYITKKRTTIVTLPIGYGDGYPRILSNKADVLIGGRRFRISGRICMDQIMVDVGDFPVKVGQEVVLIGRQLNNEISAEELSVKSSTIPYEIVCGLGSRIPRVYID, translated from the coding sequence ATGAAAGATCGGCATGCTATAGGGTTTAGGCCAACATGGGCTGAAATAAACCTGAATAACCTTGAGTATAATTTTAAACAGTTATCTAAGATTGTCGGCCCTGGCGTTAAAGTAATGGTTACAGTCAAGGCCGATGCTTATGGCCATGGGTTGATTAAGGTATCCAAGAAGCTTGAGGCGCTCGGGGTCGATTATCTGGGAGTAGCCTCTATAGATGAAGGCATAATGTTGCGTAAAGCAGGGGTCAATACGCCTATATTAATATTAGGGGTGGTGCTTAAAAATGATATCGGCCCGATATTTGAATATGATCTCAGTGCCACGGTTTGTTCTAAAGAACTGGCAATTGCCCTGAATAAAAAGGGCAGAATGCTGTTTAAGGCTGCCAAGGTGCATGTAAAGATAGATACTGGCATGAACAGGATAGGCGTATTATCTGAAGACGCAGTCAGGTTCATAAAATGGCTTAAGAAAATGGAATATATTGATATAGAGGGGGCTTTTACTCATTTAGCATTCGCAGATTTAGACCGTAATTTTACCAATAAACAAATAAATATATTTAGCAACATTATAAGTTCTCTTGGCAAAAACAATATCAATATCCCTATAATTCACGCTGCTAATAGCATGGGTGTTATTAATTACAAAGACAGCCATTTTAATATGGTCAGGCCGGGATTGGTAATATACGGGTTGTATCCTGTCCGCGATCTAAAAATAATACTTAAACCGGTTTTAAGCCTTAAGACAAAAATAATTTATAAAAAAGTGGTGCCAAAAGGCTCAGGTATCAGCTATGGCCATATCTATATAACAAAAAAAAGGACGACTATAGTCACATTACCGATTGGTTATGGAGATGGCTATCCGCGCATTTTATCAAATAAGGCAGATGTTTTAATAGGCGGAAGGCGCTTTAGGATCAGCGGAAGAATATGCATGGACCAGATTATGGTTGATGTCGGAGATTTTCCTGTTAAGGTTGGCCAGGAAGTGGTTTTGATAGGCAGGCAGTTAAATAATGAAATCAGTGCTGAAGAATTATCCGTTAAAAGCAGTACCATACCTTATGAGATAGTTTGTGGATTAGGCAGCAGGATACCGAGGGTGTATATAGATTAG
- a CDS encoding thiamine-monophosphate kinase, with translation MTKNKLISSLGEFGLINSFSSRIKNDSSVLVGPGDDCAVIKWDKAKLLLFSCDMIIEGVDFLARDKPELIGRKALGVSISDIAACSGVPKYAVVSIGLPRKSKLEKAKRIFNGLNSIAREYSINIVGGDLSDSDRLVIDTSILGFVEKRRLVLRSGAKPGDVIFVSGALGALGSGKHFKFIPRVEEARYLTARFDISAMIDISDGLVQDLKHITDRSSVGALVYYSKIPLARGVKDARRALASGEEFELLFSLPKKQAAKLIMERKYKFTPIGEVVDKKKGLKLIGPSGREMDICRFSGYRHF, from the coding sequence ATGACAAAAAATAAGCTGATCAGCAGCCTGGGAGAATTTGGCCTTATTAATAGCTTTAGCAGCAGGATTAAAAATGATTCTTCTGTTTTAGTGGGCCCGGGAGATGATTGTGCTGTGATAAAATGGGACAAGGCTAAATTATTGCTTTTTAGCTGTGATATGATAATTGAAGGAGTCGATTTCCTGGCTCGGGATAAACCAGAGTTAATAGGCAGAAAGGCTTTGGGGGTATCAATAAGTGATATAGCCGCCTGTTCAGGCGTCCCAAAATATGCCGTAGTTTCCATCGGGTTGCCCAGAAAATCTAAACTTGAAAAAGCAAAAAGAATATTTAATGGCCTCAATTCTATTGCAAGAGAATATAGTATTAACATTGTCGGCGGTGACTTAAGCGACAGTGATAGGCTTGTTATTGATACGAGCATATTAGGATTTGTAGAAAAACGCAGGCTTGTATTGCGTAGCGGTGCTAAGCCCGGTGATGTTATATTTGTAAGCGGTGCGCTTGGAGCTCTCGGGTCCGGAAAGCATTTTAAATTTATTCCCCGGGTAGAAGAAGCAAGATACCTGACCGCAAGATTCGATATTAGCGCAATGATAGATATCTCTGACGGCTTGGTGCAGGATTTAAAGCATATAACAGATAGAAGCTCCGTTGGTGCATTGGTTTATTATTCAAAGATACCACTGGCAAGGGGCGTTAAAGATGCAAGGCGTGCGCTTGCCTCAGGTGAGGAGTTTGAGCTGTTATTTTCTTTGCCGAAGAAGCAGGCAGCCAAGCTTATCATGGAGAGAAAATATAAATTTACTCCAATAGGAGAGGTAGTTGACAAGAAAAAGGGATTAAAGTTAATCGGACCTTCAGGCAGGGAAATGGATATTTGCCGATTCAGCGGTTACAGGCATTTTTGA
- the tsaE gene encoding tRNA (adenosine(37)-N6)-threonylcarbamoyltransferase complex ATPase subunit type 1 TsaE, with the protein MKIISHSPENTFKLGKNLARYVSKGDIICLSGQLGSGKTVFVKGLAAGLGIDKEEVISPTFVIVRKYEGRIKLFHLDLYRIIMPFELADLGYDELLYNDAVSAIEWPEKLGNLMPENFLKIDISIIDNGRILGFVPMGRHYQEVTRSFYEDIRNRHKQ; encoded by the coding sequence ATGAAAATAATTTCTCATTCTCCGGAAAATACCTTTAAACTTGGAAAGAATCTTGCCCGCTATGTTTCTAAAGGCGACATCATTTGTTTGTCGGGACAGCTGGGTTCGGGAAAGACTGTATTTGTCAAGGGTTTAGCTGCAGGCTTAGGCATAGATAAAGAAGAGGTTATCAGCCCAACTTTTGTTATAGTCCGTAAATATGAAGGCAGGATTAAGTTGTTCCATTTGGATCTATATAGAATAATTATGCCTTTTGAGTTAGCAGATTTAGGCTATGATGAGCTGCTTTATAATGATGCAGTTTCCGCCATAGAATGGCCGGAAAAGCTCGGAAATTTGATGCCCGAGAATTTTTTAAAGATAGACATATCTATTATTGATAACGGCAGGATTCTTGGGTTTGTTCCCATGGGCAGGCATTACCAAGAAGTAACCAGGAGCTTTTATGAGGATATTAGGAATAGACACAAGCAGTAA
- the tsaB gene encoding tRNA (adenosine(37)-N6)-threonylcarbamoyltransferase complex dimerization subunit type 1 TsaB, with protein sequence MRILGIDTSSKNFSLGLFKDGRAYSYNLETGAKLSGLILEAITETVNSTGCKIGEIDYFACGLGPGSFTGIRIGVSVIKALSWSLRKPSFGFSSLDVIARNMAFSDGYIAVVTDAKRGLVYHGLYRIKDHSCLRVGKLKLANIDSILSGIKHKCIFTGDAISFYKEKILNSRKCSALADKDMWYPKGHNIINLCLERVKKPFKEDLNPIYLYPENCQVKRVNVS encoded by the coding sequence ATGAGGATATTAGGAATAGACACAAGCAGTAAGAATTTTTCGTTAGGCCTATTTAAAGATGGAAGGGCATATTCATACAATCTGGAGACCGGAGCCAAATTATCGGGATTAATTCTAGAGGCTATTACTGAGACCGTTAATTCAACCGGATGCAAGATAGGTGAGATCGATTATTTTGCCTGTGGTTTGGGCCCGGGTTCATTTACAGGCATAAGGATAGGCGTATCTGTCATAAAGGCGCTTAGTTGGTCGCTAAGAAAACCTTCTTTTGGATTTTCCAGCCTTGATGTTATTGCCAGGAATATGGCGTTTTCAGACGGTTATATTGCAGTCGTTACAGATGCCAAGAGGGGCCTGGTGTATCACGGTTTGTATAGGATAAAAGATCACTCCTGCCTGAGAGTCGGAAAATTGAAGTTAGCCAATATAGATTCTATCTTAAGCGGTATAAAGCATAAATGCATATTTACCGGAGACGCTATAAGTTTCTATAAAGAGAAAATCTTAAACAGCCGTAAATGTTCGGCATTAGCTGATAAGGACATGTGGTATCCAAAGGGCCATAATATAATTAATCTATGCTTAGAAAGGGTAAAGAAACCATTCAAGGAAGATTTGAACCCTATTTATCTGTATCCTGAAAATTGCCAGGTTAAGAGGGTGAATGTATCTTGA
- a CDS encoding YjgP/YjgQ family permease — MRILDRYILKSVVGIFIGCTLTFLFLYVVVDIFSHLDDFLKMKVGLSVLIKYYLSFLPIIFVQVTPISCLLSTLYTFSKLNTSNELIAMRSAGMSIFQITKTVVLFGAIISMLVFWVNDKFVPNASATTEAIKEDMEKSNPKKSTETKQEDITNLSMYGLRNRLFFIKRFSVATNTMFGITILEQDQKQNIVKKIVASKGVYENGLWKFFQCITYNFDQNGQIKDEPVYFDQEIMAIAETPKDFLSQRQRTDLMTIAQIDDYIWRLSKSGAENVINNLKVELFQRFASPFTSLVIIILGIPFSFVIRRRAAGISSLGLSIMMGFLYYGMNAVSIALGKKGVLPPLTAATLSHIIALSIGLYLISKIP, encoded by the coding sequence ATGCGCATACTAGATAGATATATTTTAAAATCTGTAGTCGGGATATTTATCGGCTGCACCCTGACATTCCTTTTCCTCTATGTAGTCGTAGATATATTCTCGCACTTGGATGATTTCCTTAAAATGAAAGTAGGATTATCTGTATTGATTAAATATTACCTTTCATTTTTGCCGATAATATTTGTCCAAGTCACGCCCATATCATGCCTATTGAGCACGCTATATACCTTTAGCAAGCTAAATACCAGCAATGAGCTTATTGCAATGCGCTCTGCAGGGATGAGTATATTCCAGATTACTAAAACAGTGGTGCTCTTCGGAGCTATAATAAGCATGCTTGTATTTTGGGTAAATGACAAATTTGTCCCGAATGCCTCCGCGACTACGGAAGCAATAAAAGAAGATATGGAAAAAAGCAACCCAAAGAAATCAACAGAAACAAAACAGGAGGATATCACTAATCTTTCCATGTATGGGTTGAGAAACAGGCTTTTTTTCATTAAGAGATTTTCCGTTGCCACGAATACCATGTTTGGGATCACCATACTCGAGCAAGATCAGAAACAGAATATAGTAAAGAAAATAGTGGCCTCTAAAGGGGTATATGAGAATGGGTTATGGAAATTTTTTCAGTGTATAACCTATAATTTCGACCAGAACGGCCAGATTAAAGATGAGCCGGTTTATTTTGACCAGGAAATAATGGCCATAGCTGAAACCCCAAAAGACTTTCTTAGCCAAAGACAGCGGACAGATCTAATGACCATCGCGCAAATTGATGATTACATATGGAGGCTGTCAAAAAGCGGGGCAGAAAACGTCATAAACAACCTCAAGGTAGAGCTCTTCCAGAGATTTGCCTCTCCGTTTACCAGCCTGGTAATAATAATCCTGGGGATACCGTTCTCATTCGTTATAAGAAGGCGTGCTGCGGGGATATCATCATTGGGGTTATCAATTATGATGGGATTCCTCTATTATGGCATGAATGCGGTAAGTATAGCCTTGGGGAAAAAAGGAGTACTGCCCCCCTTAACTGCAGCAACACTAAGCCATATCATCGCTCTAAGCATCGGCCTGTATTTAATAAGTAAAATACCCTAA